In the genome of Massilia sp. UMI-21, the window ATGGCCCTGTATCAGGTCATCAGCCAGGGTGTCGAGGGCACATCGATGCCGGCCTTTGCAGGCTTGTCCGAGCATGACCGCTGGTCTCTGGCGTTCTATGTCGGCAGCCTGGCGTTCAAGGACACGGACATCGCAGCCGGAGAGTCTGCATTCGCACAGAACAACGCCGCGTCCGCAACGATTCCCGACATGAACACGCTAGTGACGGCAACCGAAGAAGAACTGGCGAAGGCAGGCTCACCGTCGACCGCGCGGGCGGTTCTGGCCTACGCACGCATCCACCCCGAGGCCGTACAGGAGCAGCAGGAACGCAAGGGCATCGTCCTTGCGCGCAAACTGCTGCAGGACAGCCTGGATGCCTTGAAGAATAACCAGCGGGCGAAGGCCACCGAGCTTGCTTTATCGGCTTACCTGGACGGCTTCGAGCCGCTCGAGGCCAGGCTCGACGCGACGGACCGCCAGCTCCTGGTGGACGTGGAGCGAACCATGCAGCTGTACCGGGGCGCGGTTGCACAAGGCAATGTGTTGCGTGCGACCGAATATGCCGGGCAGCTGGACGCGTATTTCGTACGTGTCGAGGAGCTTACCGGCGCGAACAAGACCGACGCGACGACGGTGTTCGTGGGCGCGTTGACCATTCTCCTGCGCGAAGGTGTCGAAGCCCTGTTGATCGTGATCGCGATGGTCGCGTTCCTCCGCAAAGCGGAGCGTCCACAGGCCTTGCACTACGTGCACGCAGGCTGGATCTCGGCGCTGGCCGCCGGCGCCTTGACCTGGGTGGTAGCCACCTATGTGGTCAGCATCAGTGGCGCAAGCCGTGAAGTGACCGAAGGCCTGTCGTCGCTCTTCGCCGCAGCGGTGCTGCTGTCGGTCGGGCTATGGATGCACCAGAAAGGCCAGGCTGGACAATGGCAAGCCTACCTCAAGCAGCATCTGACGGCGGCAATGGAAAAACGCTCCGCATGGGCCCTGTTTGCCCTGGCATTCATCGCGGTATACCGGGAAGTCTTCGAAACGGTCCTGTTCTACTCGGCGCTCGCCGCCGACGGCAACGGCCCCGCCCTGCTGGCAGGATTCGTTACAGGCCTGGTCCTGCTGTCGGTGATTGCCGTGATTTTCCTGCGTACCAGTGCACGCATGCCGATCGGCAAATTCTTCTCGTTCAGCTCCGTGCTGGTGGCCGCCCTGGCAGTTGTCCTGGTCGGAAAAGGGATTGCAGGGCTGCAGGAAGCCGGATGGCTGACGGCCACGCCAGTCTCGGGACCGCGCATGCCTGTTCTGGGCCTCTACCCGACGATACAGACTTATGCGGCGCAACTGGCCCTGCTCCTGGCGGCTGGTCTTGGCTTCGGCTTCAATCTGATGAAGGTCCGCAAATAACAAGCGGACGCTCGCAGCTGGCATCGCGACCGATGCCAGCCGGAGCAATCTTCGGCTTGAGCCTTACCTGGCTTGACGCATGCAATCATCACGTTATCGCCGGGAGGTAAACAGCTTGAACCGCGAAAGCTTGGAGCGGAATCAGATTCCAGTCTATGTTGTAAGCGCCGCCTTGGCCGTGCTTGGGGGGATCCTTGCGCCTGACGCTGCGGCCAAGCTTGACCTGTTGGTGACACCTGCCATTGCGGTCCTGATGTATGCGATGTTTCTGCAGATTCCCTTTCTCGAGCTAAAGCAGGGGTTGGGTAATAGAGCGTACATATCTGCAGTTTTGGTCGCCAATTTTGTGCTGATACCGCTTCTGGTATGGGTCTTGACGCGTGGACTGAGCGATCATCCCGCGCTCCTCATCGGCGCTCTCCTGGTCCTGCTGACCCCATGTATTGACTACGTGGTCGTATTCACCCATCTCGGGAAGGGCGACTCGCGCCTGACCCTGGCCGCTACGCCAATCCTGCTTCTGCTTCAGCTGCTCCTTCTGCCCATCTACCTCAGCGTAATGACTGGCGGAGAATCCGGGGTCGTCATCGCTGTCGCGCCGTTTGTCGACGCATTCCTGCTGCTGATCGTGGCTCCGCTGTTGCTTGCAGTGGCTACTGCCGGGCTGGCGAAGCGATCGTCCATCGTCGAGAAATGGAATGCCGGATGGGCCTGGCTTCCGGTCCCTGCCATGGCCGCAGTGCTGGTCGTCGTCATCGGTTCGCAGATCGGGGCGATCATCAGGGAGATCGAGCAATTGGTGCCGGTCATTCCGGTTTATATTGGCTTCATGGTGCTCGCCCCACTGATAGGAGCCTTTACGTCGCGCATGTTTAAACTGCCGGTAGCAGCGGCTCGCGCCGTGACCTTCAGCGCGTCGACGCGCAATTCCCTGGTAGTGCTGCCACTCGCGCTCGCGTTACCCGAAGATTTGCGTGGAATTGCGGCGGCGGCTGTGATCACACAAACCCTGAGCGAACTGGGCAGTGAACTGGTCTACGTCCGTGCAATTCCTGCCCTGGTCAAGTGAGGTGTACTGTCAATCGTGGACACGTCCGTTTCAAGCAGCCAGCTGCCGTCTGCTGATCTTTTCGGCAAACGATGCTGGCGATAGATAGTCGAGACGCGAATGGCGCCGCTGGCGGTTCCAGAAAATCTTGATTTATTTTGTAATTGCCGATTCAGCGTTGGCCCTGGTCGCATACCTCTGGCGATGGATCAATTCGTTCTTCAAGCCTCCCGAAAACCTCCATGCTTGCGTTGTCCTGGCAGTTTACTGCAAGTGCTCGGCAGCCCTAATCCAAGCCTCTTACCTGGATCTTGTTTGATATGTGCGCGCTCGCTTTGGTAACTGACGTATTCTGTGTTCATCCAAGCGCGTCCGGTCGAGAAAAGCGCAGGGCGCATTCTTCCTGCAATCTTTTGGAGATCCGATGTCGGATATTGGCAAGGACAGCGATGACGAATCAGGTCTGGACGCTTCCAACGAGCGTGATCGTGGCATTTTATGGAAGGTCTTGCTAATCAATCTGGGCCAGTGTTTGGCCGGGGTGGCTGTCGGAACATGGGCATCTTCAACTGCCGTAGTTGGCGCTGGCCTTGACAACTTGGGTGACGCTGCAGTCTATGGCGTCAGTCTGTACGCGGTCGGCAGATCCAGCACAATCAAGAAGCGTGCGGCGCAATTATCTGGCTGGCTCCTCATTGGTTTCGCTTGCCTGTTGTTAGTTGAAGTTGTCCGTCGCTTTCTTGGCGGTGAGGCACCACTGGGACCAGCCATGATGGCCATAGCTGCAACAAATGCCCTACTGAATATCTATTGCATTCGCGTGCTGAAGCAGCATCGCGGCCAGGACATCAATTTCAAGGCCTCGACTATATTCACGAATAACGATTCGCTTGTAAATGGCGCGATCGTGCTTTCGGGCGCGTTAGTAATGTGGACAAATTCAAACCTTCCTGATCTGTTGCTTGGAACAGTGGTTTCGTTCATCGCCGCCAAGGGAGGTTATGAAATCCTCTCAGAGGCAAAAGGACATCAGTCGTGATACGAGGTCTGCCATCCGAATTCTGCACGCGCAACAGAAATACATCCAGTGTGGTTCTCTGTCTGGTCGGAGCATGAATGGCGACGCAAATCAGGGAAGCCTGGCGCGGGACCCTGGACATTCTCATCAGGCAGGTATTTCCCTTCCCTCAGGTGATCAGATTTGTACATTACCAATCACAAAACGGCTGGGCGGCAACGCCGGTATGCGTGAGAGGCTCATCCGCAAATCCTGCTGAGGCACGCTGTACCGTAAGCTTGTGCTGAGAAACATAACGGCAACTTTCATCAGTTCGATGGTGATCCACTCACCAGGGCAACGGTGACCATCGAGATATTCCCCCCCTCCCTGTGGAATGAAGCTGAAAGGGCTACGCTTCCATTGACGAAAACGCTCGGGCATGAATGTATGGGGATCGTCCCAAAGCCTCGGATCGTGATTCGTCCCATACAAGTCGAGCAGGACTCTTTCGCCTTTCGGAAAACGATAGCCCTTCGATTCGAACTCCCGCCGCGTGCGTGCAGCTACCACCGGGAAAAACGGATAAAACCTGCGGACTTCTTCAACGAAATAATCGAGGTAGTACGCTTCAGCAGCCAGCAGACGCTCCCGGCATTGCGGGTGCTGATGCAAAGCCATGGCTGCGAACATGATATACCAGGCGACCGCGACGGTTGGCCTTGCAACATTGATGAGTTCCACCGCCGCAGTCCGCTTGTCGAGCAATTCCCCAGACAAATCGCGATGCCAGGAGATCGCATATAGTGCGCAGTCTTCATCCACCGTTAGCCGATGATGACGCACATCTTCTACCAGACCCTCGATCCAGCGCTCAGCGCGGTTTCTCGCCCATCTTCCACGCCAGTGTCTCGGGCCGATCGCCGCGCCAGCGTCGATCATCGCTACGAAGTCATCCGTTCTACGCCTGACTTCGGACTCAACCAGCGGGATTCCTGTCCAGGCACAGACGGCCCGGCACAAGCTTTCACACGCTTCGTCGAATAAAACCACCTGACTGCGGCGCTCCCAATTTGCCGCGGACCTGTGCCATTGCGCGGCACTGAGCTCCGCCAGTTCCGCAATACGCTCGGCGCTCATCAAGGAGAGAAACATCTCCTTTCGGCACCGATGGGGATTACCGTCCAGTCCTTGCACGCCTCCTCGGCCAAACAGTGTTTGCTGGAGTCTCGATGGAGCAACACCGGCGCGTTCGAACCTCTCATTGTCATAAAAGAGTCTGGCCAATTCTTCGCCGCGCATACAAACTGTCGATTGAAGCATCAGTCGTGAGCGGAACAGGTCGGTCCCCAGGCGCGTACAGCGTTTAGTGATGAAAAGATAGCCGTCCCAGGCGAACGAAAGAGTACTGTCCGGAACACCATCTCGCGGTATCTCATGCATGAGCGTCTCCGTCAAATTGAGCCGTCTTCATACTGCCCGAGTACATAGTTCAGCGGCGCTTGTTTCAGCACTGCTTATATCAATAGCGTCGCACGCGGGGTACGCGCACCCCGCTTGTTGTCGCCCGGTAGCTTGCATATCAGGCTTCACACTAGTTCGATGCCGCGGGCGGCTTCGAACTAGTGATAGCGCCCTACCAGAACGCCAAATGGCGAAGCTTAGTTGGCGTACATTGGACTTTCCTCAACATAGATTGTTACATTCGTTGCGTTTGGAAGGATGTTCGCCAAGGAGATCGGCAACAGGCCGAGCGTATCGAAGGTCCAGGTAACGCTTCTTGGACCGTCTACAATACGGATAGTCTCGAGTCGCTTGACGTGAATCGATCTGGTCTTGCCTGCCACTATCGTGATAACGCGGTCAGGCGCTGCATTGGAGGAGTATCCGAACGGTGCTTCTCGACCAGTCTTCGCTTCTGCAGCGCTCCTTGCGGGTATGCCCCCCTCATTGGCCCGCGAGTCGAGTGGAATGAACATGCACGCGAGAAGTACCGCGGATAAGAAGTTGATGTGAGTTTTCATTGAATTTTCCTGTTGAACATTTGATTTTTCAAGCGCACTGACTCTCGACGTGGCCGATTGTGGACCGCCATGGTCGGGAGTAAGTCAGATGCGACTGCTTTATTTGTAGAGACGGATGGAGTCGTGCAGTGCTTGTGCACGATTACCCATCAAGCGCAGGCGGTAGTTGCCGGCTTCGATGATCAGAACCATTTCGGCCGAATCGGGCCGTCCAGTATTGGAGACTGGTAATTCAGTTGACTAAGACTGGCGGGGCAGGAGCGTGACTGTCCTGACCATCCGATTGCGGAAGAACCGCTGCCGAGGGGCTGCAAGTCGCATGCCGATACACAAGTCGCGCTGCAGCCAGCTTCGAACAGCACTTCTGTTGGATTCTTAGAACCGGTGACGTCGGACACCGCTTCGGTGGCCGACGCTTCGTCGGAAATCACGCACCATCCTGCCGCCCAGCCGGTCTGTAAGGGCAAAAGCGCGAGCAATATGATCAGAAACAGGCGCTTCATGGAGTCGTTGACTGCTTGGTCACGGAAGAGAACACTGGAGTATGGCAAATTTTACAACGCCCGCTGGGCAAAAACATGGGTCTCGAATTGTTGTAGATCTGATTATCTTTGTTCTGTGGGCCCGGATCGTCGCCCTGCTCAGACCGCCCGGCGCAACTGCCCATGCTTCCGGCGGCAGTGCGCGCCCAGGGAGGCGATGACTACCTTGTCTTGTCGGTTACCGAAGGCGCTGCGCGGTCGCCGAACAGTGCGTGCAACACGATGACCGCGGCGCCGACCGTGATCCCGATATCGGCGATGTTGAAAGCTGGCCAGTGATGCGCTCCTACATGCACATCGATCCAGTCAACGACGCCCATCCGCGCAGTTCGGTCAACGAGATTGCCAAGCGCTCCGCCAAGGATCATGGCCAGAGCGATCCTTTCCGCGGAGCCTGTTTCCGGTTTCCGGATCATCCGGACGATCAGGATCGACGCGAGTACGGCTACAACGATGAAAAGGTAGCGTTGCCATCCGCCAGCCGTGGCCAGAAGACCGAACGCCGCTCCCTGGTTGATCACATGGACGATGTTCAACAAGGGTAACAACTCGATCTGCTGGCCGTAGGCCAGATGTTCCACGATTGCGGCCTTGGTGACCAGGTCGGCAAGGGCGATCAGCCCGGCGACCAATACGGCAGCGAGCGGTGAAAAGGGTTTGGCCACTATTCGTTTCCTGTGCAGTTGCCGGTCAGATGTTCAGCGCACGCTTGTCGACAGCGAGCGCCGCTTCCCTGATTGCTTCATACAATGTCGGGTGCGCGTGGCAGATCCGGGCAATGTCCTCCGAAGACGCCGAAAACTCGAGCGCCATTGCCGCTTCACCGATCATTTCCGACGCGAGCGAGCTGACGATATGCACGCCCAGCACAAGGTCCGACTGGGCATCGGCCAGGACCTTGACAAACCCCTGTGCGTCGCCGTGGCCGAGTGCGCGCCCGTTGGCCGAGAAAGGAAACTGTCCCGACTTGAATGCGCGTCCTTCGCGGGCCAGTTCCTGCTCCGTCTTGCCAACCCACGCGGCTTCCGGACTCGTATAGATGATGAAGGGGATGGCGGCGTAATTCACGTGCCCGGATTGCCCTGCGACGATCTCGGCGACCATGATTCCCTCTTCCTCGGCCTTGTGCGCAAGCATTGGCCCGCGCACGACGTCACCGATGGCGAACAGGTTCGGCAATTTCGTCCGGCAGTGTTCATCGACCGGAACATAGCCGCGCTGGTCGAGCTCCAGGCCAATTGCCTCGATTCCCAAGCCATCCGTATTCGGCACGCGCCCGATCGCCACGATCACCTTGTCGCAGGCGAGCTCCTTGGCGGCGCCGGCGCGGTCGCGATACGAAATGTGCGCCCCGCCGACGCTGAGTGCAATGCTGTCGATCGCCACGCCAAGGTCGAATTTCAGCCCCTGTCCAGACAGCAGCTTGAGCATTTCCCTGGACACGGCGGTGTCGCAGCCCGGCAGGAAGTCCGGCATGGCGTCGAGCAGGGTGACATCCGCACCCAGGCGCCGCCACACTGACCCGAGCTCGAGACCGATCACGCCGGCACCAACCACGCACAGGCGTTTCGGCACCTCGCGGAAATCGAGTGCTCCGGCGTTGTCGCAGATGATCGCATTGTCGATCCGGGTGCCCGGCAGCTGGCGCGGCTTCGACCCGGTGGCGATAATCACGTTACGCGCGCTGATCTGCTGCACGGAATCCCCGGCCGAGACTTCCAGGGAATACACCCCGTCCTGCATCCCGACGAAGCGCGCGCGCGCCTTGATAAAGTCGACCTTGTTCTTCTTGAACAGGTATTCGATCCCTTTGGCCATCTTCGAGACCACCCCGTCCTTCCGGTCGATCACCTTGTCGACGTCGATCGCCGCGCCGCCGGTGGTGATACCGTGCTCGGCAGTGTGGTGCAGGACCTGTTCGTACAGGTGGCTCGACGCAAGCAATGCCTTGGATGGGATGCATCCCACATTCAGACAGGTTCCTCCGGGGCGCGCCTGGCCGTCGGGTGCGGCGTAAGGATTCGATTCGATGCAGGCCACGGACAAGCCGAGTTGTCCGGCGCGGATTGCGGCGATGTAACCGCCTGAACCCGCGCCAACGATGACCAGGTCGTATTGCGCTTTCATGTGATTCCTTTTAATGTCCGAGTCGTTGCGTTCACTCTACTGGATTGTTCAAATTCCCTCCGCCACGTTCTCCGGCGGACGGGCGAAGCGCTGGTAAAGCGTCGGCAGCACGAACAGCGTCAGGATCGTGGCGGAGATCAGGCCGCCGATCACGACGGTGGCCAACGGGCGCTGCACCTCGGCGCCGGCGCCGGTTGCCAATGCCATCGGGACGAAGCCCAGCGACGCGACCAGTGCCGTCATCAAAACGGGGCGCAGGCGCCGCAGCGCACCTTCGCGCACCGCCTGCGCCCACGGAAGCTGTTTCGCCAGGTCGTCGATCGAACCCGCCATCACCAGCCCATTGAGGACGGCAACGCCGGACAGTGCGATGAATCCGACGGCTGCCGAAATCGAAAATGGCAGGCCACGCAGCCAGAGTGCGGCGATACCCCCGATCAGGGCGAGAGGCACACCCGTGAACACGACCGCGGCAGCGCGCCAGGAACCGACGGCCGAGTACAGCAACAGGACGATGAGCGCGAAGCAGGCCGGTACCACGACCGCCAGGCGCATCCGCGCACGCTCGAGGTTCTCGAACTGCCCGCCCCAGGCGAGCCATACGCCGGCGGGCACCCGCACGTCCGCGTTGATGCTTGCGCGCGCTTCGCCGACCACGCCGGCGATGTCGCGTCCGCGCACGTTGGCCTGAACGACGACCCGGCGCTTGCCGTTCTCGCGGCTGATCTGGTTCGGTCCCTTGGCCGTCTCCAGCGCGGCCACCGACCCCAGCGGCACGAAGCTGCCGCCCGGCGTCAGCACCGGCAACAGGCGCAAGGCTTCGACATCGTTCCTGGTCTTCTCGCCCAGTTTCACCACGACGTCAAAGCGCCTATCCCCCTCGTAGATCGAGCCGGCCTCACGTCCCGCGACGGCTGCCGCCAGGGTGTCGTGCACGTCCTGGGCGGTCAGCCCGACCCTGGCCATGGCGTCGCGGTCCAGGCGGACATCGAGCAGCGGAAGCCCCTGCACCTGCTCTACCCGGACGTCTTCCGCGCCCTCGACCGCACGCAGTTTTTCGGCAACCTGCTCGGCGGTGCGGATCATGGCGTCGAAATCGTCGCCGTAGACCTTGACCGCGATGTCGCCCCGTACGCCGGCCAGCAGTTCGTTGAAGCGCATCTGGATCGGCTGGGTCAGCTCGTAGTTCTGGCCCGGGATGCCTGCAACCGCCTTCTCGATCTTCTCAACCAGCTCGGCCTTGCTCATCCCGGGTTCCGGCCATTCCGAACGGTCTTTAACGATGACAAAAGTGTCCGTGATATTCGGCGGCATCGGGTCGGCGGCCAGTTCAGCCGTACCTGTTCGGGAGAACACCAGCTTTACCTCAGGCAGCTTGCCGACCGCTTTCTCGACAGCGAACTGCATCGCCTGGCTCTGGTCCAGGGAGGTGCCGGGAATGCGGGCTACCTGCAGCAGCACGTCCTGCTCGTCGAGTGTCGGAAGAAACTCCTGTCCAAGCGTCGTGAACAGGCCGAGCGCGCCTGCGAAACCGGCAGCCGCCAGCACGCCGACCAGCTTGGGTTTCGCGAGCGCGCGGTCCAGCCAGGGCGCGTAAGACGACGAGGCAGCCTTAACCAGCTTGTTCTCCTTTTCGTTGACATGGCGCGAAAGCCACAGCGCGATCGCAGCCGGCACAAAGGTGAGCGAGAGGATGAAAGCGAAGACCAGGGCCAGAATCACCGTTACCGCCATCGGTGCGAACATCCGGCCTTCCACTCCCTGGAACGTCAACAGGGGGACGTAGACGAGAATGATGATCGCCTGGCCATAGACGCTCGGCCGGATCATCTCGCGCGCGGCGGCGGCAACGGTATCGAGACGCTCCGCCCTGGTGAGTATCCTGCCGGTGGCGTGCTGGCGTTCGGCGATGCGGCGCAGCGCGTTCTCCACGATGATCACGGCGCCATCGACGATCAGGCCGAAGTCCAGCGCACCAAGGCTCATCAGGTTTGCGGAGAGTCCCGCTTCGAGCATGCCGGCCGAGGTCAGGAGCATGGTGACCGGGATGACTGCCGCGGCAATCAGCGCCGCGCGCAGGTTTCCGAGAAGTGCAAACAGCACCGCAATGACCAGGAGCGCGCCCTCGGTGAGGTTGGTTGCCACGGTCTTGATCGTGGCATCGACCAGGCGTGTCCGGTCGAGGACTGGCCGGATCAGCAAGTCGGGCGGCAGGGAACGTGCGATTTCCTTCAGTCGGACGTCGACGGCGGCGGCAACGGTCCGGCTGTTCTCGCCAATGCGCATCACAGCCGTACCGACGACGACCTCCTGGCCGCCTTCGGACGCCGAGCCGAAACGCAGCTCCTGCCCCAGGCCGACGCTAGCGACGTGCGACACCAGCACGGGCGTGCCGTTACGGGTGGTGATGACGGTCTTCGCCAGTTCTTCCGACGAGGTGATGCGCGCATCGGCCTTGACGGTGAGGGCCTCGCCGTTCTGGACGACGACGCCGGCGCCGGCGCTCGTGTTATTGCGCTCCAGTGCCTCGCCCAGCATCGTCAGGCTGATGCCCAGGGCCGCGAGTCGTTGCGGATCCGGTGTGACCACATACTGCTTGACGTAGCCCCCGATGACGTCGACGCCCGCCAGCCCTTCGGTATTTTTGAGCTGCGGTGCGACGATCCAGTCCTGCACCGTGCGCAGGTAGGTCGCCTTCTCGGCAGCGCTGCGCAGCACTTCCCCTTCCGGGGTGATATAGCTGCCGTCCGCCTGCAAGCCCGCCGACGTGCCGGCTTTCTGGGCCGGCTTGGAGGCATACTCCACCGTCCACATGTAGACGTCGCCAAGCCCGGTCGCGATCGGGCCCAGGCTCGCGGTAGCACCCGGGGGCAAGTTGCGCTCGACGGCGCGCAGCCGCTCCGCCATCTGCTGGCGAGCAAAATAGATATCCGTGCCGTCCTTGAAGACCGTCGTGACCTGTGCAAATCCATGCCTGGTCAGCGAGCGCGTGGATTCCAGTCCGGGAATGCCGGCAAACGCCGTTTCGATCGGATAGGTGACCTGCCGTTCGACGTCGGCCGGCGCGAGCGCTGGTGCGACGACGTTGATCTGCACCTGCGTGTTGGTGATGTCCGGTACCGCGTCGATCGGCAGGCGCGTCAGTGCGAATGCGCCGAGGATCGACAGCAGGATGGTGGCGATGAGGACGTGCCACCGCCGCGCAACGGAAAAGTTGACGATGCGAGCAATCATGGTTGGGTATCCTTCAGGAGCCGTTGAATGAGGAAATCAGTCATCGTCCCCTGCCTCTCCCTTGCCATGCTCCGCCTTCAGCAGATAAGTATTGCTGACCGCAATCTGTTCCTTGCCGTCTAGGCCGGACATCACCTTGACGTAGCCGGCAGCGTTACCGCCGAGGACAACGTGCTTGATCGCGAACCCTTCTTTCTCCCGGACGAACACGCTCGGCTTGTCCTCCACCGTCTGCACGGCGGTCCGTGGAATGGCCAGCTGAGTGCCGCTGGTACCGCCCTCGAGCGCGATCGACGCCCTGACCGTTTCGCCGATGCGCCAGCTGCCCTGCCCGTTCGACAGCCGTGCAATGGCGCGTACCTGGCGGGTGGCGGGATCGAGGACGCGCGATACGTGGGTGATGCGGCCTGCACCGGTTCGGCCGTCAGTCGACACGTCCACCGCCGTACCAACCGTGACGCGGGCAGCGTCGTTCGGCGACAGCGAAAGCTCGACGGCCAGTTCGTTGAGGTCGGCCACTTCGAACAGATGTGCGTCCGGCGCGACGATGTCGCCCAGTGCGATCTGCCGCGCCGTGACGTTACCCTTGATCGGGGAGCGCAGCATCAGGCGGTTAAGCTGCCCTCCGCCCGTTCCCCCGGCGGCGGCAAGTTGTTGCTCGGCCAGGCGAAGGCGGGTGCGTGCTTCTTGCGCGGCATTGCGCGCAATCTCGAATTCCTGTCGCGAGGTGACTTTTTCGCCAAACAGACGTTCTTCGCGCGCGAACGTGGCTTGCGAGAGTTCGTATTGCCGCTTGGCGATTTCGACGTCGGCCCTGAGCTGGGCTACGTCACGGCTTTCGATTACAGCCAGCACGTCGCCCCGAGCGACCGGGTCGCCCAGGTTGCGCCGGACCTCGACAACCCGGCCGCCAACGGCGCTCGAGACGACGGCTGCATGCTTCGGGTCTGCCGCGATGACTGCAGGCGCCTCGACCGCCCCAGCGAAGGACTGTCGAACCGACATGATCTCGATACCCGCGGCTTTGATTTGCTGGTCCGATAGCGCAACAAAGTCTTCCTTGCCTTCGGCTTCGCCTTCCCTCTCCGCGGCTTCGCCCCGCTCGCCGGCTTCGCCGCTCTTCTCGGCCTTCTCGGCTTTCTCGCCCTTTTCGGAATTTTCGGCTTTCTCGCCTGAGGCGTTCGCCGTTTTTTCACCCTGTTCGGCAGCTTCTTTTGGGGCTGTTTCTGGTTTGGGGGAGCATGCGCCCAACAGGATCATCGCGGCGCACAGGCCCGATCGGAATACCGCTTGCATGGGTCAATCCTTATAAATTGGAGAGTTGGAACCTTGGAGCCGAGCCAGACGTGCCCGGGCAGTATGGAGTGCTGCGAGCGCGTCGACCGAGCTTTCGCGGGTTTCGGCCAAAGAGCGCTCGGCCTCGATTAATTCGAGTTGCGGGAATTTCCCTTCCGCATAGCCGATTCTGGCGATGCGCGCCGCTTCTTCTGCGGCGGCGAGCGCGGGGCCATTGGCGGCCCGTGCGGCTGCCAATGCGTCGGCCACCTCGCCTTCCGCCTGCGCGCTGGATTGCTCGAATTCCAGTGCGACGGCGCGGCGCGCGGCGGAAGCCCGATCAAATTCCGCCCGCAAGCGCGCCAGCGCGGCCGTACCCTGATTGAACAATGGCAGCGGGACCGAGAGGCCGAGCACAGCGGCCTTGTCGGACGATTCGCCGTAACGGCGCATGCCTGCGGTCAGCGTTACGTCCGGTATCCGGTCGCGCCTGGCCGCATCGACGCGGGCTTCCGCAGCGGCCACCTCGGCCTCTGCTGTCGCGATCGCCAGCCCCTGCCCTGCCGGCGGCGGCGTCTCGCTGCGTTCGATCTGCTCGAACCACGTGGAAGCGATCGTGAGCGGCATCGCCATACCTGTCAGTCGTGCGATCGTTTTCTGCGCCAGTTCGACGGCGCGTAGTGCTTTGCCCAGCCGAACCTCGGCATTGATTCGCAGCACGTCCGCCCTTTGCTCTTCTATCGGAGATGCTTTTCCGACGCGTACCCGTTCACGTGCTGCATGGTGAGCACGCGCAGCCAGTTCATGACCAGCTTTTGCGATCGCGACATG includes:
- a CDS encoding CzcE family metal-binding protein, yielding MKTHINFLSAVLLACMFIPLDSRANEGGIPARSAAEAKTGREAPFGYSSNAAPDRVITIVAGKTRSIHVKRLETIRIVDGPRSVTWTFDTLGLLPISLANILPNATNVTIYVEESPMYAN
- the lpdA gene encoding dihydrolipoyl dehydrogenase; this translates as MKAQYDLVIVGAGSGGYIAAIRAGQLGLSVACIESNPYAAPDGQARPGGTCLNVGCIPSKALLASSHLYEQVLHHTAEHGITTGGAAIDVDKVIDRKDGVVSKMAKGIEYLFKKNKVDFIKARARFVGMQDGVYSLEVSAGDSVQQISARNVIIATGSKPRQLPGTRIDNAIICDNAGALDFREVPKRLCVVGAGVIGLELGSVWRRLGADVTLLDAMPDFLPGCDTAVSREMLKLLSGQGLKFDLGVAIDSIALSVGGAHISYRDRAGAAKELACDKVIVAIGRVPNTDGLGIEAIGLELDQRGYVPVDEHCRTKLPNLFAIGDVVRGPMLAHKAEEEGIMVAEIVAGQSGHVNYAAIPFIIYTSPEAAWVGKTEQELAREGRAFKSGQFPFSANGRALGHGDAQGFVKVLADAQSDLVLGVHIVSSLASEMIGEAAMALEFSASSEDIARICHAHPTLYEAIREAALAVDKRALNI
- a CDS encoding cation transporter, with the protein product MSDIGKDSDDESGLDASNERDRGILWKVLLINLGQCLAGVAVGTWASSTAVVGAGLDNLGDAAVYGVSLYAVGRSSTIKKRAAQLSGWLLIGFACLLLVEVVRRFLGGEAPLGPAMMAIAATNALLNIYCIRVLKQHRGQDINFKASTIFTNNDSLVNGAIVLSGALVMWTNSNLPDLLLGTVVSFIAAKGGYEILSEAKGHQS
- a CDS encoding bile acid:sodium symporter → MNRESLERNQIPVYVVSAALAVLGGILAPDAAAKLDLLVTPAIAVLMYAMFLQIPFLELKQGLGNRAYISAVLVANFVLIPLLVWVLTRGLSDHPALLIGALLVLLTPCIDYVVVFTHLGKGDSRLTLAATPILLLLQLLLLPIYLSVMTGGESGVVIAVAPFVDAFLLLIVAPLLLAVATAGLAKRSSIVEKWNAGWAWLPVPAMAAVLVVVIGSQIGAIIREIEQLVPVIPVYIGFMVLAPLIGAFTSRMFKLPVAAARAVTFSASTRNSLVVLPLALALPEDLRGIAAAAVITQTLSELGSELVYVRAIPALVK
- a CDS encoding lipoprotein signal peptidase; its protein translation is MAKPFSPLAAVLVAGLIALADLVTKAAIVEHLAYGQQIELLPLLNIVHVINQGAAFGLLATAGGWQRYLFIVVAVLASILIVRMIRKPETGSAERIALAMILGGALGNLVDRTARMGVVDWIDVHVGAHHWPAFNIADIGITVGAAVIVLHALFGDRAAPSVTDKTR
- a CDS encoding cytochrome P450 → MHEIPRDGVPDSTLSFAWDGYLFITKRCTRLGTDLFRSRLMLQSTVCMRGEELARLFYDNERFERAGVAPSRLQQTLFGRGGVQGLDGNPHRCRKEMFLSLMSAERIAELAELSAAQWHRSAANWERRSQVVLFDEACESLCRAVCAWTGIPLVESEVRRRTDDFVAMIDAGAAIGPRHWRGRWARNRAERWIEGLVEDVRHHRLTVDEDCALYAISWHRDLSGELLDKRTAAVELINVARPTVAVAWYIMFAAMALHQHPQCRERLLAAEAYYLDYFVEEVRRFYPFFPVVAARTRREFESKGYRFPKGERVLLDLYGTNHDPRLWDDPHTFMPERFRQWKRSPFSFIPQGGGEYLDGHRCPGEWITIELMKVAVMFLSTSLRYSVPQQDLRMSLSRIPALPPSRFVIGNVQI
- a CDS encoding FTR1 family protein codes for the protein MTYPIWRRLIAFVMFCCCVIGTTHANPTSSEAEVRQLWQLLDYVAVDYAGAVQNGAIVSELEYGEMQEFSTRAQNQVKALPPHPLHAELAAATIKLKQAVERKESPQQVAQLAREANRLLLQAYPFPVAPRALPDLARGAALYQAQCASCHGAAGAGDGALAAKLEPKPIAFTDEERARSRSLMALYQVISQGVEGTSMPAFAGLSEHDRWSLAFYVGSLAFKDTDIAAGESAFAQNNAASATIPDMNTLVTATEEELAKAGSPSTARAVLAYARIHPEAVQEQQERKGIVLARKLLQDSLDALKNNQRAKATELALSAYLDGFEPLEARLDATDRQLLVDVERTMQLYRGAVAQGNVLRATEYAGQLDAYFVRVEELTGANKTDATTVFVGALTILLREGVEALLIVIAMVAFLRKAERPQALHYVHAGWISALAAGALTWVVATYVVSISGASREVTEGLSSLFAAAVLLSVGLWMHQKGQAGQWQAYLKQHLTAAMEKRSAWALFALAFIAVYREVFETVLFYSALAADGNGPALLAGFVTGLVLLSVIAVIFLRTSARMPIGKFFSFSSVLVAALAVVLVGKGIAGLQEAGWLTATPVSGPRMPVLGLYPTIQTYAAQLALLLAAGLGFGFNLMKVRK